Proteins from a single region of Oncorhynchus nerka isolate Pitt River linkage group LG18, Oner_Uvic_2.0, whole genome shotgun sequence:
- the LOC115118595 gene encoding dynactin subunit 6-like, giving the protein MSDKQNAQKSAKIAAGAVVCVESEIRGDVTIGARTVVHPKARIIAEAGPIVIGEGNLIEEQALIINSYPENIAPDSEGVEPKTMTIGINNVFEVGCMSQALKIGDNNVIESKADLGRNMILTSGCIIGACCQVNTCEVIPENTVIFGSGCQRRVQTERPQPQTLQLDFLMKILPNYHHMKKTVKTTSAVTPAKN; this is encoded by the exons ATGTCGGATAAACAAAACGCTCAAAAAAG tGCTAAAATAGCAGCTGGCGCCGTGGTGTGCGTCGAAAGCGAGATCAGAGGGGATGTCACTATTG GTGCCAGAACCGTGGTCCATCCCAAAGCCCGCATCATTGCCGAGGCAGGACCCATAGTCATCGGAGAAGGCAACCTCATCGAGGAACAAGCTCTTATAATTAACAG TTATCCAGAGAACATAGCGCCTGACTCTGAGGGAGTGGAGCCAAAGACGATGACCATCGGCATCAACAACGTGTTTGAAGTTGGGTGTA TGTCTCAAGCTTTGAAAATTGGGGACAACAATGTCATAGAATCCAAAG ctgaCCTGGGCAGGAACATGATTCTAACTTCTGGTTGTATCATCGGCGCCTGTTGCCAGGTCAACACCTGTGAGGTCATACCCGAAAACACTGTCATCTTCGGCTCGGGGTGTCAGAGACGTGTGCAGACAGAGcgaccacag CCTCAGACTCTTCAGCTCGACTTCCTGATGAAGATCCTCCCCAACTACCACCACATGAAGAAGACTGTCAAAACCACCTCCGCTGTCACGCCGGCCAAAAACTAA